The following are encoded together in the Oceanobacillus zhaokaii genome:
- a CDS encoding protein adenylyltransferase SelO yields MTKSKETGWNIDNSYSRLPESFFSNINPTPVRSPKLVIFNNRLAKSLGLNVQALQSEEGVKVLAGNKIPEGALPLAQAYAGHQFGNFNMLGDGRAVLLGEQITPKGKRTDIQLKGSGRTPFSRGGDGRAALGPMLREYIVSEAMDALGVPTTRSLAVVTTGESIIRETELPGAILTRVAASHLRVGTFQYVAQWGTAGDLKILADYTIKRHFPEIEADESRYLSLLQVVIKRQAELIAKWQLVGFIHGVMNTDNMTISGETIDYGPCAFMDTYDPGTVFSSIDVEGRYAYGNQPYIAGWNLARFAESLLLLLDDNLQQAVKLAQHEISGFNELYQSKWLTGMRAKLGIFNEEIQDKTLINDLLSMMEKYRADYTNTFRSLTLNRPEEMTLFGTSEFSKWHELWQARLGRQQESKASSNQLMRNSNPAIIPRNHRVEAALEAAVEQGDYSVMEQLLGVLSNPYAYTAEQEAYAALPVSAIPYQTFCGT; encoded by the coding sequence ATGACAAAGAGTAAAGAAACAGGATGGAACATAGACAACAGTTATTCCCGCCTGCCGGAATCATTCTTTTCCAACATTAATCCAACTCCTGTACGTTCACCGAAGCTGGTCATTTTTAATAATCGGTTGGCAAAATCCCTGGGTTTGAATGTTCAAGCGTTACAAAGTGAAGAGGGTGTAAAGGTGCTTGCAGGAAACAAGATTCCCGAGGGTGCTTTGCCTCTTGCTCAAGCATATGCGGGGCATCAATTTGGGAATTTTAACATGTTAGGGGACGGACGAGCTGTGCTGCTAGGCGAGCAAATCACCCCCAAAGGTAAGAGGACCGATATTCAGCTTAAAGGTTCAGGCAGAACACCATTCTCCCGCGGGGGCGATGGGCGAGCAGCACTTGGACCAATGCTGCGTGAATACATCGTCAGTGAAGCAATGGATGCGCTCGGTGTTCCAACCACTCGCAGTTTAGCGGTAGTAACAACTGGTGAATCAATAATCCGCGAAACCGAGCTGCCGGGTGCTATTTTGACCCGTGTGGCCGCAAGCCATCTGCGTGTTGGTACCTTTCAATACGTAGCACAATGGGGCACTGCTGGAGACCTCAAGATCCTTGCTGACTATACAATAAAGCGCCATTTTCCAGAGATTGAGGCAGATGAGAGCCGATATCTTTCGCTGCTTCAGGTAGTGATTAAGCGTCAGGCAGAACTCATTGCAAAATGGCAATTGGTTGGCTTTATTCATGGAGTAATGAACACAGACAACATGACCATTAGCGGAGAAACCATCGATTATGGTCCTTGTGCCTTCATGGATACCTATGACCCTGGCACAGTATTCAGCTCCATTGATGTCGAGGGACGTTATGCCTATGGGAATCAGCCATATATTGCTGGATGGAATCTTGCGAGATTTGCTGAATCGCTTTTGCTATTATTGGATGATAACCTGCAGCAGGCTGTCAAGCTGGCTCAGCATGAGATTTCAGGTTTCAATGAACTGTATCAATCGAAATGGCTCACAGGAATGAGAGCCAAACTTGGCATATTTAACGAAGAAATACAGGATAAGACCCTTATCAATGATCTTCTCAGTATGATGGAGAAGTATCGTGCGGATTATACCAATACGTTCCGCTCATTAACCCTTAATAGACCTGAAGAAATGACTCTGTTTGGAACTTCGGAGTTCTCGAAGTGGCATGAGCTCTGGCAAGCAAGATTGGGAAGACAGCAGGAATCGAAAGCCTCTTCAAATCAGTTGATGCGCAATAGCAATCCTGCTATAATCCCACGAAACCACCGAGTCGAAGCAGCATTGGAAGCTGCAGTGGAGCAAGGAGACTACAGCGTGATGGAACAGCTTTTGGGTGTTCTTTCTAATCCTTACGCATACACTGCTGAACAGGAAGCATACGCTGCATTGCCTGTGTCTGCAATCCCTTACCAAACCTTTTGCGGTACGTGA
- a CDS encoding dicarboxylate/amino acid:cation symporter yields the protein MHSLWRWYRDKSFILKITVGFLLGIIAGLAFGPSAQFVSPLGDLFLRLLQMIIVPLILFTLIGAVNSSNPKQFGRVGVKIFIYYMLTTAIAMLVGIVVGGWFNPGVGLELTGEHIDVPEAPSFIDTMLAIVPTNIFQSLVNGDILSIVFVALTAGFVIVSMRHSEEKRINNFGNLLYDFSQAGSEVTFRILNGILQYAPIGIFAIAASKIGEQGFDVLYSLASYVGASYVGVIIQFVFVYLVFLLLLRVQIKRFFKGVWDALITAFTTSSSLATLPVAIKAAEKAGIRESVSKFTLPLGAAVNSDGSAIHYGVGAIFAANVVGMELSFAAMVAIVLAGTIASIGTAGVPGAGLIGLSIVLTEVGLPIEIVALTAGVNVITDMIFTTCNVTGDLVGAAVVDKSEEKYELAINSEEANVG from the coding sequence ATGCATTCTTTATGGAGATGGTATCGTGACAAGTCATTTATACTAAAAATTACGGTTGGCTTCTTATTGGGGATTATCGCTGGACTGGCGTTTGGCCCCTCTGCACAGTTTGTGTCGCCTCTAGGTGATCTTTTTCTTCGACTTTTACAGATGATTATTGTTCCACTTATTCTTTTTACACTAATCGGTGCAGTAAACTCCTCCAATCCAAAGCAATTTGGCCGTGTTGGAGTAAAAATTTTTATCTACTATATGCTGACAACTGCAATTGCAATGTTAGTAGGAATCGTAGTCGGTGGCTGGTTCAATCCTGGGGTTGGACTAGAATTAACTGGGGAACATATTGACGTTCCCGAAGCACCATCCTTTATTGATACGATGCTGGCAATTGTTCCGACAAACATTTTTCAATCACTAGTTAATGGGGATATTTTAAGTATTGTATTTGTAGCATTAACTGCTGGGTTTGTCATTGTTTCGATGCGACATTCAGAAGAAAAAAGAATTAATAATTTTGGTAATCTATTATATGATTTTTCGCAAGCAGGGAGCGAAGTAACATTCCGAATTCTTAATGGAATCCTGCAATATGCTCCAATTGGTATATTTGCAATCGCTGCTTCAAAAATCGGCGAGCAAGGATTTGATGTACTTTATTCACTTGCGAGTTATGTAGGCGCTTCTTATGTGGGTGTAATCATTCAATTTGTCTTTGTCTACTTAGTGTTTTTATTATTATTACGCGTTCAAATTAAACGGTTTTTCAAAGGTGTTTGGGATGCATTAATCACTGCCTTCACTACATCGAGCAGTTTAGCAACACTGCCAGTGGCAATCAAAGCTGCTGAGAAGGCCGGCATTAGGGAAAGTGTTTCAAAATTCACCTTACCGTTAGGGGCAGCTGTGAATTCGGATGGATCGGCAATCCATTACGGAGTTGGAGCGATTTTTGCTGCCAATGTTGTTGGCATGGAGCTAAGTTTCGCTGCCATGGTAGCAATAGTTCTTGCCGGTACCATTGCTTCTATTGGTACAGCTGGAGTCCCGGGTGCTGGATTGATTGGACTCTCGATTGTACTTACGGAAGTAGGGCTACCAATTGAAATTGTCGCATTAACAGCAGGAGTGAATGTAATCACCGATATGATCTTTACTACTTGTAATGTAACAGGCGACTTAGTAGGAGCTGCAGTTGTTGATAAGAGTGAAGAAAAATATGAGCTGGCGATTAATTCAGAGGAGGCAAATGTAGGATAA
- a CDS encoding glycine betaine uptake BCCT transporter: protein MNSKSRKGNSVFIVSLLLTLTFIIWGVFFTDNLAYVTNIVYNGSIDYLGWLYLGATLFFVIFSIYLLFSKYGDIRLGKKTDRPDFNTVSWFAMLFGAGMGIGIVYWGVAEPVTHYTNPPYGEPYTIEAANTAMKFTFFHWGLDPWAIYTVIGLALAFFQYNKRLPAAISSAFYPILGDKIYGPIGKTIDILSVFATVFGIATSLGLGAMQVTAGMHDIFGIPNTLFIQLIVIAVATVIFIISINTGLERGIQYLSNTAMILSFAIMLLILIIGPTLTIIKVFFNTTGLYISDFIPMSLRLIPFGEGEEWIASWTLFYWAWWIAWAPFVGMFIARVSKGRTVREFVIGVLIVPTLGTCLWMSIFGGSALELVQQAGNENLAAYISENVSLSIFTFFDYLPLNSLLSILGFAVVAIYYITVADTATFVLGMLSEGGTLNPSNKIKVTWGVIQSGLAAVLLLAGGLEVLQTASIAAALPFTIILIVMTFSLLKGLNSEVEVQKGNKRIRNS, encoded by the coding sequence TTACCTCGGATGGCTATATCTCGGTGCAACGCTATTCTTTGTGATATTTTCTATTTATTTACTGTTTTCCAAATACGGTGATATTCGGCTCGGTAAAAAAACAGACCGGCCAGATTTCAATACCGTTTCTTGGTTTGCAATGTTGTTTGGTGCCGGGATGGGGATAGGAATTGTATATTGGGGTGTTGCCGAACCAGTTACCCATTACACAAACCCTCCTTACGGGGAACCTTATACGATTGAAGCAGCCAATACTGCAATGAAATTCACCTTCTTCCATTGGGGCTTGGACCCATGGGCAATCTATACGGTTATTGGGTTAGCCCTTGCCTTTTTTCAATATAACAAAAGGCTTCCTGCAGCCATTAGTTCCGCATTCTATCCAATACTTGGCGATAAAATTTACGGACCAATAGGAAAAACGATTGATATACTGTCTGTTTTTGCAACAGTTTTTGGCATTGCAACATCTCTGGGTCTTGGTGCGATGCAGGTTACCGCGGGAATGCATGACATATTCGGTATTCCTAATACGCTATTCATCCAGCTGATTGTTATTGCAGTCGCAACGGTCATTTTTATCATCTCCATTAATACAGGGTTAGAGCGAGGAATCCAATACTTATCGAATACAGCGATGATTTTATCTTTTGCTATTATGCTGTTGATTTTAATTATTGGGCCAACCTTGACTATAATTAAAGTCTTTTTTAATACAACGGGTCTCTATATTAGTGATTTTATCCCTATGAGCTTAAGGCTAATCCCCTTTGGTGAAGGGGAAGAATGGATTGCATCATGGACCCTATTTTATTGGGCATGGTGGATTGCCTGGGCTCCATTTGTCGGAATGTTTATTGCCCGGGTTTCAAAAGGAAGGACAGTAAGGGAGTTTGTGATAGGCGTATTGATTGTCCCTACTCTCGGAACATGTTTATGGATGTCCATTTTCGGCGGATCTGCCTTAGAACTTGTTCAACAAGCGGGGAATGAAAACCTGGCCGCCTATATTTCCGAAAATGTATCATTGTCTATTTTTACATTTTTCGATTACCTCCCGTTAAATTCATTGCTAAGTATTTTGGGATTTGCTGTCGTGGCCATTTATTATATAACCGTTGCCGACACAGCAACCTTTGTACTTGGTATGTTAAGTGAAGGTGGAACATTAAACCCTTCAAATAAAATTAAAGTAACATGGGGTGTCATTCAATCAGGCTTAGCTGCAGTTTTGCTATTAGCTGGTGGCTTAGAAGTATTGCAAACGGCTTCCATCGCTGCTGCTCTCCCTTTCACTATCATACTAATTGTTATGACCTTCTCATTACTGAAAGGATTAAATAGTGAAGTTGAAGTACAAAAAGGGAATAAAAGAATTAGGAACTCTTAA
- a CDS encoding riboflavin kinase → MKVKKARGSLSEFNYQTPGYITRDDIKSKFLNYYSVNVNINPSINIPDPGMYYISLKIGDSWHAAIASVTEPISLIEHENRRIRAYITNLSREINDEKVLISWPNFPESKSNQMNQNELGKVVSL, encoded by the coding sequence ATGAAAGTTAAAAAGGCAAGAGGTTCTTTATCTGAATTCAATTATCAAACCCCAGGCTATATTACTAGAGACGATATAAAAAGCAAGTTTTTAAATTATTATAGTGTAAATGTGAACATAAATCCTTCAATTAATATACCCGATCCGGGAATGTACTATATTTCACTGAAAATTGGCGATTCCTGGCATGCGGCCATCGCCTCCGTTACCGAACCAATTTCTTTAATAGAACATGAAAATAGAAGAATAAGAGCTTATATTACTAATTTGAGCAGGGAGATAAATGATGAGAAAGTATTGATTTCCTGGCCAAATTTCCCTGAAAGTAAGTCAAATCAAATGAACCAGAATGAATTAGGTAAGGTAGTTAGTTTATAA
- a CDS encoding DUF1259 domain-containing protein encodes MDEMNNMQPTRLCQEFAAILGATPSVINGVCTATRSRDNLHPTVLGRRAESFMFVPQAFSFEQEESHGEALCLGETVILQDEVNPFVSILRKNGIIVTAIHNHWLFDDPRLMYIHWESIDKPLDFARKTREALKVLTTRNVRGYSRDRGRNRPNPNAEGLCEQFHQILGGDHTFENGVCMIMRSRLNLKPRILGRPTRSFLAVPQMFTFESLTPDGRALCSGESVILEEEFNPLASKLRGHGIIITAFHNHWLFDSPRLMYIHFVKIDNPVQFARDVRDSFKVLEG; translated from the coding sequence ATGGATGAAATGAATAATATGCAGCCGACAAGGCTTTGCCAAGAGTTTGCAGCTATTTTGGGTGCAACCCCATCTGTCATAAATGGGGTTTGTACAGCAACAAGATCTAGGGATAACCTTCACCCAACGGTGTTGGGACGTAGGGCAGAGTCATTTATGTTCGTCCCACAGGCCTTTTCTTTTGAGCAAGAGGAAAGTCATGGTGAGGCTCTTTGTTTAGGTGAGACTGTGATTCTCCAGGATGAAGTCAATCCGTTTGTTTCCATATTAAGAAAGAATGGAATTATTGTAACAGCTATTCATAATCACTGGTTATTTGATGATCCTCGCCTAATGTATATCCACTGGGAATCCATTGATAAACCGCTGGATTTTGCAAGAAAAACAAGGGAAGCTCTTAAAGTATTAACAACTCGCAATGTTAGAGGATATAGCAGGGATAGAGGACGGAATCGCCCGAATCCAAATGCTGAAGGACTTTGTGAACAGTTTCATCAAATCCTAGGAGGGGATCATACATTTGAAAATGGAGTTTGCATGATAATGAGATCTAGATTGAATTTGAAACCCCGTATTCTAGGCAGACCAACCCGGTCATTTCTTGCAGTACCTCAAATGTTTACTTTTGAATCATTAACTCCAGATGGAAGAGCATTATGCAGCGGCGAGTCGGTCATTTTGGAAGAAGAGTTTAATCCTTTAGCTAGTAAATTACGCGGGCATGGAATTATAATAACAGCTTTCCACAACCATTGGCTCTTTGACAGTCCAAGACTCATGTATATTCATTTTGTAAAAATTGATAATCCAGTACAGTTTGCAAGAGATGTACGTGATTCTTTTAAAGTTCTAGAAGGATAA
- a CDS encoding cyclic 2,3-diphosphoglycerate synthase, giving the protein MERKNIIIIGAAGRDFHNFNTYYRDNEKYNVVAFTAAQIPDIDGRRYPSELAGEQYPEGIPIYSQDQLPELIKTLHVEECVFAFSDISYEDVMGIGAIVNAAGADFKLLGPNSTMLKSNKPVISVCAVRTGTGKSQTSRKIIETLLAHDVKVIAVRHPMPYGDLNAQRVQRFATVEDLKEHHCTIEEMEEYEPHVSRGNIVYAGVDYADILAAAENDPDGCDVILWDGGNNDFSFYEPDLAVTVLDPHRPGHELKYYPGEVCLRTTDVAIINKVDSAPEESVQIVENNIKSASPASTIIKAESKISVDNPELIKGKRVLVVEDGPTLTHGEMKLGAGTVAAERLGAAEIIDPRPFAVGTLTGTFSKYQHIENVLPAMGYGDQQLKDLEETINNADCDAVIIGTPIDLTRVISINKPTTRVYYDLDEMEGPNLRDILKNFIQEHKLAGKIGNI; this is encoded by the coding sequence ATGGAAAGAAAGAATATTATCATTATAGGTGCGGCTGGAAGAGATTTTCATAACTTTAATACGTATTATCGGGATAATGAAAAATATAATGTGGTTGCTTTTACAGCGGCACAAATTCCGGATATCGATGGACGCAGGTATCCAAGTGAATTAGCGGGTGAACAATATCCAGAGGGGATTCCGATTTATTCACAGGATCAATTACCAGAGTTGATTAAAACGCTGCATGTTGAAGAATGTGTCTTTGCATTTAGTGATATTAGCTACGAAGATGTGATGGGAATAGGCGCAATCGTGAACGCTGCGGGGGCTGACTTCAAATTACTCGGCCCAAACAGTACGATGTTAAAAAGCAATAAGCCTGTTATTTCCGTTTGTGCAGTAAGAACTGGGACAGGGAAAAGCCAAACATCGCGTAAAATTATAGAAACATTGCTAGCGCACGATGTAAAAGTAATTGCAGTAAGACATCCAATGCCTTATGGTGATTTAAATGCGCAACGTGTGCAGCGTTTTGCGACAGTTGAGGATTTAAAGGAACATCATTGTACGATTGAGGAAATGGAAGAATATGAACCACATGTTTCACGAGGTAATATTGTGTATGCTGGTGTTGATTATGCAGACATATTAGCAGCTGCTGAAAATGATCCAGATGGCTGTGACGTTATTTTATGGGACGGTGGAAACAATGACTTCTCCTTTTACGAGCCTGATTTAGCTGTTACAGTCTTGGATCCGCATCGTCCAGGTCATGAGCTGAAATACTATCCTGGCGAAGTATGCTTAAGAACAACAGATGTGGCGATTATTAATAAAGTGGACAGTGCACCAGAGGAAAGCGTTCAAATAGTTGAAAATAATATTAAATCTGCAAGTCCTGCGAGCACGATTATTAAAGCTGAATCAAAAATTTCAGTTGATAATCCGGAGCTTATTAAAGGAAAACGCGTGCTAGTCGTTGAAGATGGACCGACACTTACACATGGGGAGATGAAACTTGGCGCTGGTACCGTTGCAGCGGAGCGTTTGGGAGCAGCAGAGATTATTGACCCGCGTCCATTTGCAGTAGGTACACTAACCGGTACATTCAGCAAATACCAGCATATTGAAAACGTCCTTCCAGCGATGGGGTATGGTGACCAGCAATTGAAGGATCTGGAAGAAACAATTAATAACGCTGATTGTGATGCAGTGATTATTGGAACACCAATTGATTTAACACGTGTTATTTCAATTAATAAACCAACGACACGTGTATATTATGATTTAGATGAAATGGAAGGTCCGAATTTAAGGGATATATTAAAGAATTTCATCCAGGAGCATAAGCTTGCGGGGAAAATCGGTAATATTTAA